Proteins from a genomic interval of Salmo salar chromosome ssa14, Ssal_v3.1, whole genome shotgun sequence:
- the LOC106569207 gene encoding solute carrier family 12 member 7 isoform X4 — translation MPTNFTVVPVEDGGAGKSTLEGVFSEEDEEDISPRRPYSGDVTPRESSPFINNTDHDQENYYDGKNMALFEEEIESNPMVSSLLNKLANYTNLTQGVTEHEEYENEEGVTKIRVKSPQMGTFIGVYLPCMQNILGVILFLRLTWIVGTAGILESFAIVVMCCTCTMLTAISMSAIATNGVVPAGGSYYMISRSLGPEFGGAVGLCFYLGTTFAGSMYILGTIEILLTYIVPNAAVFVAEKKEGEAEAMLNNMRVYGTCCLALMALVVFVGVKYVNKLALVFLACVVLSIMAIYAGVIKTVIEPPDFPICLLGNRSLQNHNFEKCVKTEVIKNVTYTTKLWELFCDSRHLNATCDDYFTLNNVTEIQGIPGLLSGVIKDNMWGDYGPSGMLVERKRQSSVPAQDNSRDIYMPYVFNDISTFFTLLVGIYFPSVTGIMAGSNRSGDLRDAQRSIPFGTILAIATTSFIYMTCVVLFGACIEGVVLRDKFGDSVKKNLVIGTLAWPSPWVIVIGSFFSCCGAGLQSLTGAPRLLQAIARDGIVPFLQVFGHGKANGEPTWALLMTAGICEIGILIASLDAVAPILSMFFLMCYLFVNLACAVQTLLRTPNWRPRFKFYHWTLSFLGMSLCVSLMFISSWYYALVAMSIAGCIYKYIEYRGAEKEWGDGIRGLSLNAARYALIRLEEVQPHTKNWRPQLLVLLKLDSDLGVKHPRLLSFTTQLKAGKGLTIVSSVLEGTYMTLGAEAKSAEQNVKSAMHAERTKGFCHVVVSSNLRDGFSHLIQSAGLGGMKHNAVLMAWPRGWKQAEDSYPWKNFIETVRETTSAHQALLVAKNIDKFPSNQDRLGEGTIDVWWIVHDGGLLMLLPFLLRQHKVWRKCKMRIFTVAQMDDNSIQMKKDLQMFLYHLRLNAVVEVVEMHDSDIAAFTYEKTLVMEQRSQMLKQMQLSRNEREREAQLITKLGTKSHGNLNDNATATPDHRVHMTWTKDKLITERNRNRSEPNVGVKDLFNMKPEWESLNQSNVRRMHTAVKLNEVVVNKSQGAQLVLLNMPGPPKNKGGDENYMEFLEVLMDGLDRVLLVRGGGREVITIYS, via the exons GAGATGTCACTCCCAGAGAGAGCAGCCCTTTCATCAACAACACTGACCACGACCAAGAAAACTACTACGATGGCAAGAACATGGCTCTCTTTGAG GAAGAGATTGAGAGCAACCCCATGGTGTCCTCCCTCCTCAACAAGCTGGCTAACTACACCAACCTCACCCAGGGGGTCACTGAGCATGAGGAGTATGAAAATGAGGAGGGGGTTACAAAGATTAGAGTCAAG AGTCCTCAGATGGGCACATTCATCGGCGTGTACCTGCCCTGCATGCAGAACATCCTGGGAGTCATCCTCTTCCTGCGTCTCACCTGGATCGTTGGCACCGCCGGCATCTTGGAGTCTTTCGCCATTGTCGTCATGTGTTGCACCTGT ACCATGCTGACAGCGATATCCATGAGTGCTATTGCAACAAATGGGGTAGTGCCAG CCGGAGGCTCCTACTACATGATCTCCAGGTCTTTGGGACCAGAGTTTGGTGGGGCTGTGGGCTTGTGTTTTTACCTGGGAACCACATTCGCTGGCTCCATGTACATCCTGGGAACTATTGAAATCCTTCTG ACGTACATCGTGCCGAACGCTGCAGTGTTTGTGGCGGAGAAGAAGGAGGGCGAGGCGGAGGCCATGCTGAATAACATGCGTGTGTACGGGACTTGCTGCCTGGCTCTCATGGCTCTGGTGGTGTTTGTGGGCGTCAAATATGTCAACAAGCTGGCCCTGGTCTTCCTGGCCTGTGTGGTGCTCTCCATCATGGCCATCTACGCCGGAGTAATCAAGACCGTCATAGAACCACCAGACTTCCC AATCTGTCTCCTGGGGAACCGTTCCTTGCAGAACCACAACTTTGAGAAGTGTGTGAAGACAGAGGTGATCAAGAACGTGACGTACACCACTAAGCTGTGGGAGCTGTTCTGTGACAGCCGCCACCTCAACGCCACCTGTGATGATTACTTCACCCTGAACAATGTCACTGAGATCCAGGGCATCCCAGGCCTGCTCAGTGGGGTCATCAAAG ACAACATGTGGGGGGACTACGGGCCCAGTGGGATGTtggtagagaggaagaggcagTCGTCTGTTCCAGCCCAGGATAACTCCAGAGATATCTACATGCCTTACGTCTTCAACGACATCTCCACCTTCTTCACTCTGCTGGTGGGAATCTACTTCCCCTCCGTCACAG GAATCATGGCGGGCTCCAACAGATCTGGAGACCTCCGAGATGCCCAGAGGTCTATTCCTTTCGGCACCATCCTAGCCATAGCAACCACTTCTTTCATTT ACATGACCTGTGTTGTGCTATTTGGGGCCTGTATCGAGGGTGTCGTTTTGAGAGACAA ATTTGGGGACTCTGTCAAGAAGAACTTGGTGATTGGAACTCTGGCATGGCCTTCTCCATGGGTGATCGTGATTGGCTCCTTCTTCTCTTGCTGTGGGGCAGGGCTGCAGAGTCTTACTGGTGCCCCTCGTCTGCTGCAGGCCATAGCACGTGACGGGATTGTCCCCTTTCTGCAG gtgtttggtCATGGTAAAGCCAATGGGGAACCTACCTGGGCCCTCTTGATGACCGCTGGGATCTGTGAGATTGGAATCCTCATTGCGTCACTGGATGCTGTTGCCCCCATTCTCTCAAT GTTTTTCCTGATGTGCTACCTGTTTGTCAACCTGGCCTGTGCTGTCCAGACACTGCTCCGCACTCCCAACTGGAGGCCCAGGTTTAAGTTCTACCATTG GACGCTGTCGTTCCTGGGGATGAGTCTGTGTGTCTCCCTCATGTTCATCTCCTCCTGGTACTATGCTCTGGTAGCCATGTCCATCGCTGGATGCATCTATAAGTACATTGAGTACAGAGG GGCAGAGAAGGAGTGGGGAGACGGGATCAGAGGTCTCTCCCTGAACGCTGCCCGCTACGCTCTGATCCGCCTGGAGGAAGTGCAGCCACACACTAAGAACTGGAG GCCTCAGCTACTGGTGCTACTGAAGCTGGATTCAGACTTGGGGGTGAAACACCCTCGTCTGCTGTCCTTTACCACCCAGCTGAAGGCAGGGAAAGGTCTGACCATTGTCAGTTCTGTGTTGGAGGGCACCTACATGACCCTGGGGGCTGAGGCCAAGAGCGCAGAGCAG AACGTCAAGTCGGCCATGCACGCGGAGCGTACCAAAGGTTTCTGCCACGTGGTGGTGTCCTCTAACCTGCGGGATGGTTTCTCCCATCTGATCCAGTCGGCAGGGCTGGGGGGCATGAAACACAACGCCGTCCTCATGGCCTGGCCAAGGGGCTGGAAACAGGCTGAGGACTCCTACCCCTGGAAGAACTTCATTG AGACGGTGAGAGAGACAACGTCAGCCCATCAGGCCCTGCTGGTTGCTAAGAACATTGACAAGTTCCCCAGCAATCAGGACCGTCTGGGGGAGGGCACTATAGATGTGTGGTGGATCGTCCATGATGGAGGTCTTCTCATGCTGCTGCCTTTCTTACTGCGCCAACACAAG GTGTGGAGGAAGTGTAAGATGCGTATCTTCACCGTGGCTCAGATGGATGACAACAGTATTCAGATGAAGAAGGACCTGCAGATGTTCCTTTACCACCTCCGTCTCAATgctgtagtggaggtggtggagatG CACGATAGTGACATTGCAGCCTTCACCTATGAGAAGACCCTGGTGATGGAGCAGCGCTCTCAGATGCTGAAACAGATGCAGCTGTCCaggaacgagagggagagagag GCTCAGCTGATCACTAAGCTGGGCACTAAGTCGCACGGCAACCTCAACGACAACGCTACCGCCACGCCCGACCACCGCGTCCACATGACCTGGACCAAAGACAAGCTGATCACCGAGAGGAACCGTAACCGCAGTGAACCCAACGTGGGCGTGAAGGACCTGTTTAATATGAAACC CGAGTGGGAGAGTCT GAACCAGTCTAACGTGCGTAGGATGCACACCGCGGTCAAGTTGAACGAGGTTGTGGTCAACAAGTCCCAAGGAGCTCAGCTGGTGCTGCTGAACATGCCTGGGCCGCCCAAAAACAAGGGAGGAGATGAGAATT ACATGGAGTTCCTGGAGGTGCTTATGGATGGGCTGGACCGGGTGCTGCTGGTGCGTGGCGGAGGCAGGGAGGTGATCACCATCTATTCTTAG
- the LOC106569207 gene encoding solute carrier family 12 member 7 isoform X3, with the protein MERGEGSRRSGDVTPRESSPFINNTDHDQENYYDGKNMALFEEEIESNPMVSSLLNKLANYTNLTQGVTEHEEYENEEGVTKIRVKSPQMGTFIGVYLPCMQNILGVILFLRLTWIVGTAGILESFAIVVMCCTCTMLTAISMSAIATNGVVPAGGSYYMISRSLGPEFGGAVGLCFYLGTTFAGSMYILGTIEILLTYIVPNAAVFVAEKKEGEAEAMLNNMRVYGTCCLALMALVVFVGVKYVNKLALVFLACVVLSIMAIYAGVIKTVIEPPDFPICLLGNRSLQNHNFEKCVKTEVIKNVTYTTKLWELFCDSRHLNATCDDYFTLNNVTEIQGIPGLLSGVIKDNMWGDYGPSGMLVERKRQSSVPAQDNSRDIYMPYVFNDISTFFTLLVGIYFPSVTGIMAGSNRSGDLRDAQRSIPFGTILAIATTSFIYMTCVVLFGACIEGVVLRDKFGDSVKKNLVIGTLAWPSPWVIVIGSFFSCCGAGLQSLTGAPRLLQAIARDGIVPFLQVFGHGKANGEPTWALLMTAGICEIGILIASLDAVAPILSMFFLMCYLFVNLACAVQTLLRTPNWRPRFKFYHWTLSFLGMSLCVSLMFISSWYYALVAMSIAGCIYKYIEYRGAEKEWGDGIRGLSLNAARYALIRLEEVQPHTKNWRPQLLVLLKLDSDLGVKHPRLLSFTTQLKAGKGLTIVSSVLEGTYMTLGAEAKSAEQNVKSAMHAERTKGFCHVVVSSNLRDGFSHLIQSAGLGGMKHNAVLMAWPRGWKQAEDSYPWKNFIETVRETTSAHQALLVAKNIDKFPSNQDRLGEGTIDVWWIVHDGGLLMLLPFLLRQHKVWRKCKMRIFTVAQMDDNSIQMKKDLQMFLYHLRLNAVVEVVEMHDSDIAAFTYEKTLVMEQRSQMLKQMQLSRNEREREIQSITDESRISIKRKKSSVVETLKAPNTLQVPSLAISRDMREDEEAQLITKLGTKSHGNLNDNATATPDHRVHMTWTKDKLITERNRNRSEPNVGVKDLFNMKPEWESLNQSNVRRMHTAVKLNEVVVNKSQGAQLVLLNMPGPPKNKGGDENYMEFLEVLMDGLDRVLLVRGGGREVITIYS; encoded by the exons ATGGAGCGTGGGGAGGGTTCACGACGATCAG GAGATGTCACTCCCAGAGAGAGCAGCCCTTTCATCAACAACACTGACCACGACCAAGAAAACTACTACGATGGCAAGAACATGGCTCTCTTTGAG GAAGAGATTGAGAGCAACCCCATGGTGTCCTCCCTCCTCAACAAGCTGGCTAACTACACCAACCTCACCCAGGGGGTCACTGAGCATGAGGAGTATGAAAATGAGGAGGGGGTTACAAAGATTAGAGTCAAG AGTCCTCAGATGGGCACATTCATCGGCGTGTACCTGCCCTGCATGCAGAACATCCTGGGAGTCATCCTCTTCCTGCGTCTCACCTGGATCGTTGGCACCGCCGGCATCTTGGAGTCTTTCGCCATTGTCGTCATGTGTTGCACCTGT ACCATGCTGACAGCGATATCCATGAGTGCTATTGCAACAAATGGGGTAGTGCCAG CCGGAGGCTCCTACTACATGATCTCCAGGTCTTTGGGACCAGAGTTTGGTGGGGCTGTGGGCTTGTGTTTTTACCTGGGAACCACATTCGCTGGCTCCATGTACATCCTGGGAACTATTGAAATCCTTCTG ACGTACATCGTGCCGAACGCTGCAGTGTTTGTGGCGGAGAAGAAGGAGGGCGAGGCGGAGGCCATGCTGAATAACATGCGTGTGTACGGGACTTGCTGCCTGGCTCTCATGGCTCTGGTGGTGTTTGTGGGCGTCAAATATGTCAACAAGCTGGCCCTGGTCTTCCTGGCCTGTGTGGTGCTCTCCATCATGGCCATCTACGCCGGAGTAATCAAGACCGTCATAGAACCACCAGACTTCCC AATCTGTCTCCTGGGGAACCGTTCCTTGCAGAACCACAACTTTGAGAAGTGTGTGAAGACAGAGGTGATCAAGAACGTGACGTACACCACTAAGCTGTGGGAGCTGTTCTGTGACAGCCGCCACCTCAACGCCACCTGTGATGATTACTTCACCCTGAACAATGTCACTGAGATCCAGGGCATCCCAGGCCTGCTCAGTGGGGTCATCAAAG ACAACATGTGGGGGGACTACGGGCCCAGTGGGATGTtggtagagaggaagaggcagTCGTCTGTTCCAGCCCAGGATAACTCCAGAGATATCTACATGCCTTACGTCTTCAACGACATCTCCACCTTCTTCACTCTGCTGGTGGGAATCTACTTCCCCTCCGTCACAG GAATCATGGCGGGCTCCAACAGATCTGGAGACCTCCGAGATGCCCAGAGGTCTATTCCTTTCGGCACCATCCTAGCCATAGCAACCACTTCTTTCATTT ACATGACCTGTGTTGTGCTATTTGGGGCCTGTATCGAGGGTGTCGTTTTGAGAGACAA ATTTGGGGACTCTGTCAAGAAGAACTTGGTGATTGGAACTCTGGCATGGCCTTCTCCATGGGTGATCGTGATTGGCTCCTTCTTCTCTTGCTGTGGGGCAGGGCTGCAGAGTCTTACTGGTGCCCCTCGTCTGCTGCAGGCCATAGCACGTGACGGGATTGTCCCCTTTCTGCAG gtgtttggtCATGGTAAAGCCAATGGGGAACCTACCTGGGCCCTCTTGATGACCGCTGGGATCTGTGAGATTGGAATCCTCATTGCGTCACTGGATGCTGTTGCCCCCATTCTCTCAAT GTTTTTCCTGATGTGCTACCTGTTTGTCAACCTGGCCTGTGCTGTCCAGACACTGCTCCGCACTCCCAACTGGAGGCCCAGGTTTAAGTTCTACCATTG GACGCTGTCGTTCCTGGGGATGAGTCTGTGTGTCTCCCTCATGTTCATCTCCTCCTGGTACTATGCTCTGGTAGCCATGTCCATCGCTGGATGCATCTATAAGTACATTGAGTACAGAGG GGCAGAGAAGGAGTGGGGAGACGGGATCAGAGGTCTCTCCCTGAACGCTGCCCGCTACGCTCTGATCCGCCTGGAGGAAGTGCAGCCACACACTAAGAACTGGAG GCCTCAGCTACTGGTGCTACTGAAGCTGGATTCAGACTTGGGGGTGAAACACCCTCGTCTGCTGTCCTTTACCACCCAGCTGAAGGCAGGGAAAGGTCTGACCATTGTCAGTTCTGTGTTGGAGGGCACCTACATGACCCTGGGGGCTGAGGCCAAGAGCGCAGAGCAG AACGTCAAGTCGGCCATGCACGCGGAGCGTACCAAAGGTTTCTGCCACGTGGTGGTGTCCTCTAACCTGCGGGATGGTTTCTCCCATCTGATCCAGTCGGCAGGGCTGGGGGGCATGAAACACAACGCCGTCCTCATGGCCTGGCCAAGGGGCTGGAAACAGGCTGAGGACTCCTACCCCTGGAAGAACTTCATTG AGACGGTGAGAGAGACAACGTCAGCCCATCAGGCCCTGCTGGTTGCTAAGAACATTGACAAGTTCCCCAGCAATCAGGACCGTCTGGGGGAGGGCACTATAGATGTGTGGTGGATCGTCCATGATGGAGGTCTTCTCATGCTGCTGCCTTTCTTACTGCGCCAACACAAG GTGTGGAGGAAGTGTAAGATGCGTATCTTCACCGTGGCTCAGATGGATGACAACAGTATTCAGATGAAGAAGGACCTGCAGATGTTCCTTTACCACCTCCGTCTCAATgctgtagtggaggtggtggagatG CACGATAGTGACATTGCAGCCTTCACCTATGAGAAGACCCTGGTGATGGAGCAGCGCTCTCAGATGCTGAAACAGATGCAGCTGTCCaggaacgagagggagagagag ATTCAGAGCATCACAGATGAGTCGCGTATCTCCATCAAGAGGAAGAAGTCATCAGTGGTGGAGACACTAAAGGCCCCAAACACACTACAGGTCCCAAGCCTGGCCATTTCCAGGGACATGCGGGAGGATGAGGAG GCTCAGCTGATCACTAAGCTGGGCACTAAGTCGCACGGCAACCTCAACGACAACGCTACCGCCACGCCCGACCACCGCGTCCACATGACCTGGACCAAAGACAAGCTGATCACCGAGAGGAACCGTAACCGCAGTGAACCCAACGTGGGCGTGAAGGACCTGTTTAATATGAAACC CGAGTGGGAGAGTCT GAACCAGTCTAACGTGCGTAGGATGCACACCGCGGTCAAGTTGAACGAGGTTGTGGTCAACAAGTCCCAAGGAGCTCAGCTGGTGCTGCTGAACATGCCTGGGCCGCCCAAAAACAAGGGAGGAGATGAGAATT ACATGGAGTTCCTGGAGGTGCTTATGGATGGGCTGGACCGGGTGCTGCTGGTGCGTGGCGGAGGCAGGGAGGTGATCACCATCTATTCTTAG
- the LOC106569207 gene encoding solute carrier family 12 member 7 isoform X2, whose amino-acid sequence MPTNFTVVPVEDGGAGKSTLEGVFSEEDEEDISPRRPYSDVTPRESSPFINNTDHDQENYYDGKNMALFEEEIESNPMVSSLLNKLANYTNLTQGVTEHEEYENEEGVTKIRVKSPQMGTFIGVYLPCMQNILGVILFLRLTWIVGTAGILESFAIVVMCCTCTMLTAISMSAIATNGVVPAGGSYYMISRSLGPEFGGAVGLCFYLGTTFAGSMYILGTIEILLTYIVPNAAVFVAEKKEGEAEAMLNNMRVYGTCCLALMALVVFVGVKYVNKLALVFLACVVLSIMAIYAGVIKTVIEPPDFPICLLGNRSLQNHNFEKCVKTEVIKNVTYTTKLWELFCDSRHLNATCDDYFTLNNVTEIQGIPGLLSGVIKDNMWGDYGPSGMLVERKRQSSVPAQDNSRDIYMPYVFNDISTFFTLLVGIYFPSVTGIMAGSNRSGDLRDAQRSIPFGTILAIATTSFIYMTCVVLFGACIEGVVLRDKFGDSVKKNLVIGTLAWPSPWVIVIGSFFSCCGAGLQSLTGAPRLLQAIARDGIVPFLQVFGHGKANGEPTWALLMTAGICEIGILIASLDAVAPILSMFFLMCYLFVNLACAVQTLLRTPNWRPRFKFYHWTLSFLGMSLCVSLMFISSWYYALVAMSIAGCIYKYIEYRGAEKEWGDGIRGLSLNAARYALIRLEEVQPHTKNWRPQLLVLLKLDSDLGVKHPRLLSFTTQLKAGKGLTIVSSVLEGTYMTLGAEAKSAEQNVKSAMHAERTKGFCHVVVSSNLRDGFSHLIQSAGLGGMKHNAVLMAWPRGWKQAEDSYPWKNFIETVRETTSAHQALLVAKNIDKFPSNQDRLGEGTIDVWWIVHDGGLLMLLPFLLRQHKVWRKCKMRIFTVAQMDDNSIQMKKDLQMFLYHLRLNAVVEVVEMHDSDIAAFTYEKTLVMEQRSQMLKQMQLSRNEREREIQSITDESRISIKRKKSSVVETLKAPNTLQVPSLAISRDMREDEEAQLITKLGTKSHGNLNDNATATPDHRVHMTWTKDKLITERNRNRSEPNVGVKDLFNMKPEWESLNQSNVRRMHTAVKLNEVVVNKSQGAQLVLLNMPGPPKNKGGDENYMEFLEVLMDGLDRVLLVRGGGREVITIYS is encoded by the exons ATGTCACTCCCAGAGAGAGCAGCCCTTTCATCAACAACACTGACCACGACCAAGAAAACTACTACGATGGCAAGAACATGGCTCTCTTTGAG GAAGAGATTGAGAGCAACCCCATGGTGTCCTCCCTCCTCAACAAGCTGGCTAACTACACCAACCTCACCCAGGGGGTCACTGAGCATGAGGAGTATGAAAATGAGGAGGGGGTTACAAAGATTAGAGTCAAG AGTCCTCAGATGGGCACATTCATCGGCGTGTACCTGCCCTGCATGCAGAACATCCTGGGAGTCATCCTCTTCCTGCGTCTCACCTGGATCGTTGGCACCGCCGGCATCTTGGAGTCTTTCGCCATTGTCGTCATGTGTTGCACCTGT ACCATGCTGACAGCGATATCCATGAGTGCTATTGCAACAAATGGGGTAGTGCCAG CCGGAGGCTCCTACTACATGATCTCCAGGTCTTTGGGACCAGAGTTTGGTGGGGCTGTGGGCTTGTGTTTTTACCTGGGAACCACATTCGCTGGCTCCATGTACATCCTGGGAACTATTGAAATCCTTCTG ACGTACATCGTGCCGAACGCTGCAGTGTTTGTGGCGGAGAAGAAGGAGGGCGAGGCGGAGGCCATGCTGAATAACATGCGTGTGTACGGGACTTGCTGCCTGGCTCTCATGGCTCTGGTGGTGTTTGTGGGCGTCAAATATGTCAACAAGCTGGCCCTGGTCTTCCTGGCCTGTGTGGTGCTCTCCATCATGGCCATCTACGCCGGAGTAATCAAGACCGTCATAGAACCACCAGACTTCCC AATCTGTCTCCTGGGGAACCGTTCCTTGCAGAACCACAACTTTGAGAAGTGTGTGAAGACAGAGGTGATCAAGAACGTGACGTACACCACTAAGCTGTGGGAGCTGTTCTGTGACAGCCGCCACCTCAACGCCACCTGTGATGATTACTTCACCCTGAACAATGTCACTGAGATCCAGGGCATCCCAGGCCTGCTCAGTGGGGTCATCAAAG ACAACATGTGGGGGGACTACGGGCCCAGTGGGATGTtggtagagaggaagaggcagTCGTCTGTTCCAGCCCAGGATAACTCCAGAGATATCTACATGCCTTACGTCTTCAACGACATCTCCACCTTCTTCACTCTGCTGGTGGGAATCTACTTCCCCTCCGTCACAG GAATCATGGCGGGCTCCAACAGATCTGGAGACCTCCGAGATGCCCAGAGGTCTATTCCTTTCGGCACCATCCTAGCCATAGCAACCACTTCTTTCATTT ACATGACCTGTGTTGTGCTATTTGGGGCCTGTATCGAGGGTGTCGTTTTGAGAGACAA ATTTGGGGACTCTGTCAAGAAGAACTTGGTGATTGGAACTCTGGCATGGCCTTCTCCATGGGTGATCGTGATTGGCTCCTTCTTCTCTTGCTGTGGGGCAGGGCTGCAGAGTCTTACTGGTGCCCCTCGTCTGCTGCAGGCCATAGCACGTGACGGGATTGTCCCCTTTCTGCAG gtgtttggtCATGGTAAAGCCAATGGGGAACCTACCTGGGCCCTCTTGATGACCGCTGGGATCTGTGAGATTGGAATCCTCATTGCGTCACTGGATGCTGTTGCCCCCATTCTCTCAAT GTTTTTCCTGATGTGCTACCTGTTTGTCAACCTGGCCTGTGCTGTCCAGACACTGCTCCGCACTCCCAACTGGAGGCCCAGGTTTAAGTTCTACCATTG GACGCTGTCGTTCCTGGGGATGAGTCTGTGTGTCTCCCTCATGTTCATCTCCTCCTGGTACTATGCTCTGGTAGCCATGTCCATCGCTGGATGCATCTATAAGTACATTGAGTACAGAGG GGCAGAGAAGGAGTGGGGAGACGGGATCAGAGGTCTCTCCCTGAACGCTGCCCGCTACGCTCTGATCCGCCTGGAGGAAGTGCAGCCACACACTAAGAACTGGAG GCCTCAGCTACTGGTGCTACTGAAGCTGGATTCAGACTTGGGGGTGAAACACCCTCGTCTGCTGTCCTTTACCACCCAGCTGAAGGCAGGGAAAGGTCTGACCATTGTCAGTTCTGTGTTGGAGGGCACCTACATGACCCTGGGGGCTGAGGCCAAGAGCGCAGAGCAG AACGTCAAGTCGGCCATGCACGCGGAGCGTACCAAAGGTTTCTGCCACGTGGTGGTGTCCTCTAACCTGCGGGATGGTTTCTCCCATCTGATCCAGTCGGCAGGGCTGGGGGGCATGAAACACAACGCCGTCCTCATGGCCTGGCCAAGGGGCTGGAAACAGGCTGAGGACTCCTACCCCTGGAAGAACTTCATTG AGACGGTGAGAGAGACAACGTCAGCCCATCAGGCCCTGCTGGTTGCTAAGAACATTGACAAGTTCCCCAGCAATCAGGACCGTCTGGGGGAGGGCACTATAGATGTGTGGTGGATCGTCCATGATGGAGGTCTTCTCATGCTGCTGCCTTTCTTACTGCGCCAACACAAG GTGTGGAGGAAGTGTAAGATGCGTATCTTCACCGTGGCTCAGATGGATGACAACAGTATTCAGATGAAGAAGGACCTGCAGATGTTCCTTTACCACCTCCGTCTCAATgctgtagtggaggtggtggagatG CACGATAGTGACATTGCAGCCTTCACCTATGAGAAGACCCTGGTGATGGAGCAGCGCTCTCAGATGCTGAAACAGATGCAGCTGTCCaggaacgagagggagagagag ATTCAGAGCATCACAGATGAGTCGCGTATCTCCATCAAGAGGAAGAAGTCATCAGTGGTGGAGACACTAAAGGCCCCAAACACACTACAGGTCCCAAGCCTGGCCATTTCCAGGGACATGCGGGAGGATGAGGAG GCTCAGCTGATCACTAAGCTGGGCACTAAGTCGCACGGCAACCTCAACGACAACGCTACCGCCACGCCCGACCACCGCGTCCACATGACCTGGACCAAAGACAAGCTGATCACCGAGAGGAACCGTAACCGCAGTGAACCCAACGTGGGCGTGAAGGACCTGTTTAATATGAAACC CGAGTGGGAGAGTCT GAACCAGTCTAACGTGCGTAGGATGCACACCGCGGTCAAGTTGAACGAGGTTGTGGTCAACAAGTCCCAAGGAGCTCAGCTGGTGCTGCTGAACATGCCTGGGCCGCCCAAAAACAAGGGAGGAGATGAGAATT ACATGGAGTTCCTGGAGGTGCTTATGGATGGGCTGGACCGGGTGCTGCTGGTGCGTGGCGGAGGCAGGGAGGTGATCACCATCTATTCTTAG